One Thomasclavelia spiroformis DSM 1552 DNA window includes the following coding sequences:
- a CDS encoding IS1634 family transposase, whose product MRINISKSKNHEFIYIIRDIYNNGSRTTKIYQKLGKIEDLCSEKNMSRDEVITWAKNYAKELTVKDNDINQDTIIPFVPTRIIDKDVQRKFNCGYLFLQYIYYQLRLDNICRNIKNRHQFSYDINAVLSDLIYSRILCPSSKRSSYEFSSTLLEKTKYELHDVYRALSVLAEESDYIQSELYKNSHFIKTRNTGALYYDCTNYYFEIEDDDDFRKYGKSKENRPNPVVGMGLMMDGDGIPLAFDLYEGNRNEQTTLKPLEERIIKDFELSKFIYCSDAGLASKTNKKFNSIQDRAYIITQSLKKLKKDDREVALKHSGFYEIGVENSHRINIDEIDFSDEKNQNRIFYKEMPLESPLEERLIITYSPKYASYQKKIRNRQIERASRMINKKGKLKKNRKNPNDPARFIEKHTTDKNGEIIEEYFALNHEKIHEEEMYDGFYAITTNLEDDNVNEIIKVSERRWQIEECFRIMKTDFKARPVYLQNKERIKAHFLTCFISLIIYRLLADKLENKYTVNEILKTLREMEVIDTQYNGYIPAYKRTQITDELHQLFGFRTDYEIIGKKKMRNIIKNTKIR is encoded by the coding sequence ATGCGTATCAATATTTCCAAATCTAAAAATCATGAATTTATCTATATTATCAGGGATATTTATAATAATGGTTCCCGTACTACTAAAATTTATCAAAAGCTTGGTAAGATCGAAGATCTCTGTTCTGAAAAAAACATGTCCAGAGATGAAGTCATTACCTGGGCAAAGAATTATGCTAAGGAACTGACTGTCAAAGACAATGACATCAATCAGGATACTATCATCCCCTTTGTCCCTACCAGAATCATCGATAAGGACGTTCAAAGAAAATTTAACTGCGGCTACCTTTTTCTTCAGTATATTTATTATCAGCTCCGCCTCGATAATATCTGCAGGAATATAAAAAACCGGCACCAGTTCAGCTATGATATCAATGCTGTTCTTTCTGATCTGATTTATTCAAGGATTCTATGTCCTTCAAGCAAGCGTTCTTCTTATGAGTTTTCTTCGACTCTGTTAGAAAAAACTAAATATGAGCTTCACGATGTTTATCGGGCTCTGTCTGTACTGGCAGAAGAATCTGACTATATTCAGTCTGAACTCTATAAAAACAGCCATTTTATAAAAACAAGAAATACCGGTGCATTATATTATGACTGCACTAATTACTATTTTGAAATTGAAGATGATGATGATTTCAGAAAATATGGTAAAAGCAAAGAAAATAGACCTAATCCAGTTGTAGGTATGGGACTTATGATGGATGGAGATGGTATTCCATTGGCTTTTGATCTATATGAAGGAAACAGGAACGAACAGACAACCTTGAAGCCTCTTGAAGAAAGAATTATCAAGGATTTTGAACTTTCAAAATTCATTTACTGCAGTGATGCCGGTCTTGCCTCTAAAACCAACAAGAAATTCAACAGCATACAGGATAGAGCATATATCATCACTCAGTCACTGAAGAAACTCAAAAAGGATGACAGGGAAGTTGCATTAAAACATAGCGGTTTCTATGAAATCGGTGTTGAAAACAGTCATAGGATCAATATTGATGAGATCGATTTCAGCGACGAGAAAAACCAAAACAGGATATTCTATAAGGAAATGCCCTTGGAAAGTCCTTTAGAGGAAAGACTTATCATTACATATTCACCTAAATATGCAAGCTATCAAAAGAAAATAAGAAACAGGCAGATCGAACGCGCAAGCAGGATGATAAATAAAAAAGGAAAATTGAAAAAGAACAGAAAGAATCCAAATGATCCTGCAAGATTTATTGAAAAACATACAACTGACAAAAACGGTGAAATCATAGAAGAATATTTTGCATTAAATCACGAAAAAATTCATGAAGAAGAGATGTATGATGGATTTTATGCCATTACTACAAATCTTGAAGATGACAATGTAAATGAGATCATCAAGGTTTCAGAAAGAAGATGGCAGATAGAGGAATGCTTCAGAATCATGAAAACAGATTTCAAAGCAAGACCGGTATATTTACAGAACAAAGAAAGAATCAAGGCGCATTTTCTCACATGTTTTATTTCATTGATCATTTATAGGCTATTGGCAGATAAACTGGAAAATAAATACACAGTAAATGAAATATTGAAAACACTAAGAGAAATGGAAGTGATAGATACCCAGTATAACGGTTATATACCAGCATATAAAAGAACACAGATAACGGATGAACTTCATCAGCTGTTCGGTTTTAGAACGGATTATGAGATAATTGGAAAGAAAAAAATGAGAAATATAATAAAAAATACGAAAATCAGATAA
- a CDS encoding ferritin family protein produces the protein MEEYGLMILDNVGGMDSKVSTISQYMYNYIIIDDSFRELKTLFLDMAKDEMKHLNILMTLALTLNMNPRWWTCLNDQCCYWSPSYLNYSRQITNIIINALEMEYKMINKLLYQVNIIDDPKIISILNQIIYDNKKHITLLKKWETKLVR, from the coding sequence GTGGAAGAATACGGATTAATGATTTTAGATAATGTCGGTGGTATGGATTCAAAAGTGTCTACTATTAGTCAATATATGTATAACTATATTATTATTGATGATAGTTTTCGTGAATTAAAAACACTTTTTTTAGACATGGCTAAAGATGAAATGAAACATTTAAATATTTTAATGACCTTGGCTTTAACTTTAAATATGAATCCTAGATGGTGGACTTGTTTAAATGATCAATGTTGTTATTGGTCTCCATCTTATTTAAATTATAGTCGTCAAATTACAAATATTATTATTAACGCATTAGAAATGGAATATAAAATGATCAACAAATTATTATATCAAGTCAATATAATTGATGATCCAAAAATTATTTCTATTTTAAATCAAATTATCTACGACAACAAAAAACATATAACACTACTTAAAAAATGGGAGACTAAATTAGTTAGATAA
- a CDS encoding glycoside hydrolase family 25 protein: MLRRDVLTNGIDVSQYQGLINWEVVKNHIDFAIIRCGYGQDIIGQDDELFKRNADECTRLNIPFGVYLYSYAKNVEDARGEARHVMRLVKDYKMAYPVYYDLEDENTTGRQSNEVIANIAKAFADELEANGYFVGMYASLYWWKTKLTSEIFDKYTRWVANYAAELNFDKDYDMWQYSSTGWVEGISTIVDLNYCYKDFPKIISEAGKNNFNKNIPVERYKVGDNVRFNYVFLTSESTNPLRPYRNVGRITKVVKNARNPYLIGEDQGWVNDQVIEGKINYLSNPDYVGDSFVNALKQIGEDISFENRSRIARLNGINNYVGSATQNLELLQLLKDGRLIS; encoded by the coding sequence ATGTTACGAAGAGATGTGTTAACAAATGGAATTGATGTTTCGCAATATCAAGGTTTGATTAATTGGGAAGTTGTTAAAAATCATATTGACTTTGCCATTATTCGATGTGGATATGGTCAGGATATAATTGGACAAGATGATGAATTATTTAAACGTAATGCTGATGAGTGTACTAGGTTAAATATTCCTTTTGGAGTATATTTATATTCATATGCTAAAAATGTTGAAGATGCCAGAGGTGAAGCTCGTCATGTTATGAGATTAGTTAAAGATTATAAAATGGCATATCCAGTATATTATGATTTAGAAGACGAAAATACAACTGGAAGACAATCAAATGAGGTAATTGCAAATATCGCAAAGGCATTTGCTGACGAATTAGAAGCAAATGGCTATTTTGTAGGAATGTATGCATCTTTATATTGGTGGAAGACAAAATTGACTAGTGAAATTTTTGATAAATATACTCGCTGGGTCGCTAATTATGCCGCAGAATTGAATTTTGATAAGGATTATGATATGTGGCAATATTCTTCTACCGGTTGGGTTGAAGGAATATCAACGATAGTTGATTTGAATTATTGTTATAAAGATTTTCCAAAAATTATTAGTGAAGCTGGAAAAAATAACTTTAATAAAAATATTCCGGTAGAAAGATATAAAGTAGGAGATAATGTAAGGTTTAATTATGTTTTTTTAACAAGCGAGTCAACGAATCCTTTAAGACCGTATCGAAATGTTGGAAGAATTACTAAGGTTGTAAAAAATGCTCGAAATCCTTATTTGATTGGTGAAGATCAAGGATGGGTAAATGATCAGGTAATTGAAGGGAAAATAAATTATTTATCGAATCCTGATTATGTAGGTGATAGTTTTGTTAATGCACTAAAACAAATTGGAGAAGATATTAGTTTTGAAAATAGAAGTAGGATAGCAAGATTGAATGGTATAAATAATTATGTTGGTAGTGCAACACAAAATCTAGAATTGTTGCAATTATTAAAAGATGGAAGATTAATTAGTTAG
- the gap gene encoding type I glyceraldehyde-3-phosphate dehydrogenase — translation MAVKVAINGFGRIGRLAFRQMFGAEGYEVVAINDLTDPKMLAHLLKYDSAQGRYALADTVEAGEGSITVDGKEIKIYAEADASKLPWGELGVDVVLECTGFYTSKAKSQAHIDAGAKKVVISAPAGNDLPTVVFGVNENILTADDTIISAASCTTNCLAPMANALNKLAPIKSGIMLTVHAYTGDQMVLDGPHRKGDLRRARAAAVNIVPNSTGAAKAIGLVIPELNGKLIGSAQRVPVPTGSTTILTSVVEGEVTVEQVNAAMKAATTPSFGYTEEQLVSSDIIGITYGSLFDATQTMVKPLDNGTTEVQTVAWYDNENSYTSNMVRTIKYFAELTK, via the coding sequence ATGGCAGTAAAAGTAGCTATTAATGGATTCGGACGTATTGGACGTCTTGCATTCAGACAAATGTTTGGTGCTGAAGGATATGAAGTTGTTGCAATTAACGACTTAACAGATCCAAAAATGTTAGCACACTTATTAAAATATGATTCAGCACAAGGTAGATATGCATTAGCTGATACAGTTGAAGCTGGTGAAGGATCAATCACTGTAGATGGAAAAGAAATTAAAATCTACGCAGAAGCAGATGCTTCTAAATTACCTTGGGGTGAATTAGGTGTAGACGTAGTATTAGAATGTACAGGTTTCTATACTTCTAAAGCTAAATCTCAAGCTCATATCGATGCAGGAGCTAAAAAAGTTGTTATTTCTGCTCCAGCAGGAAATGACTTACCAACAGTTGTATTTGGTGTAAATGAAAACATCTTAACTGCTGATGATACAATCATCTCTGCAGCATCTTGTACAACTAACTGTTTAGCACCTATGGCTAACGCTTTAAATAAATTAGCTCCAATTAAATCAGGTATCATGTTAACAGTACATGCTTACACTGGAGATCAAATGGTATTAGATGGACCTCATAGAAAAGGTGATTTAAGAAGAGCACGTGCTGCTGCAGTTAACATTGTACCTAACTCAACTGGTGCAGCTAAAGCAATCGGATTAGTAATTCCAGAATTAAATGGAAAATTAATCGGTTCAGCACAACGTGTACCTGTTCCTACAGGATCAACTACTATCTTAACTTCAGTTGTTGAAGGTGAAGTAACAGTTGAACAAGTAAATGCAGCTATGAAAGCAGCAACTACTCCATCATTTGGATATACTGAAGAACAATTAGTATCTTCTGATATTATCGGAATTACATATGGTTCTTTATTTGATGCAACTCAAACTATGGTTAAACCATTAGATAACGGAACTACTGAAGTTCAAACAGTTGCTTGGTATGATAATGAAAATTCATACACTTCTAACATGGTTAGAACAATTAAATATTTTGCTGAATTAACTAAATAA
- a CDS encoding CidA/LrgA family protein — protein sequence MKYIHQFLIIITISFMGELLSILLPLPIPASVYGLIIMLICLFTKIIKLNQIEDAANWLIIIMPLLFVPSAVSLINVADTLLQDILIISVITLVSTIIVMVVTGKIAQLIIERKEQNKNG from the coding sequence ATGAAATACATACATCAATTTTTAATTATTATAACTATTTCTTTTATGGGTGAATTATTAAGTATATTATTACCTTTGCCAATACCTGCAAGTGTATATGGTTTAATAATTATGCTTATTTGCTTATTTACAAAAATTATTAAATTAAATCAAATTGAAGATGCTGCTAATTGGCTGATAATTATTATGCCTTTATTATTTGTTCCTTCAGCCGTTAGTTTAATTAATGTTGCTGATACACTGTTACAAGATATTTTAATTATCAGTGTAATTACTTTAGTTAGTACTATTATTGTAATGGTTGTAACAGGTAAAATCGCTCAATTAATTATCGAAAGAAAGGAACAAAATAAAAATGGATAA
- a CDS encoding LrgB family protein gives MDKVFIETVYFGIVISLLTYWVATKIRKKFPYPIFNPLLISAIITITILIIFDIDFETYNQGAKFITMLLTPSTVCLAVPLYKQIRILIKYLDAILISIFAGTIAGMFSIFIMCLLMKADPTIYYSLLPKSITTAIAIGVADKIGGISTITVGVVIVTGILGAIIAKSIFKLFRIKHPVAIGLSLGNGAHAIGTAKAIEFGEIEGAMSSLSIVIAGLITVIVAPIMSSLL, from the coding sequence ATGGATAAAGTATTTATAGAGACTGTATATTTTGGAATTGTAATAAGTTTATTAACATATTGGGTTGCAACAAAAATAAGAAAAAAATTTCCCTATCCAATATTTAATCCATTATTGATTAGTGCAATTATTACAATTACTATTTTAATTATTTTTGATATTGATTTTGAAACATATAATCAAGGTGCCAAGTTCATTACTATGTTACTAACACCTTCTACAGTTTGTTTAGCTGTACCATTATATAAACAAATACGAATATTAATTAAATATTTAGATGCTATTTTAATTAGTATTTTTGCTGGTACTATTGCTGGTATGTTTTCAATCTTTATTATGTGTTTATTAATGAAAGCAGATCCTACTATTTACTATTCTTTATTACCTAAATCAATTACTACTGCCATTGCAATTGGTGTAGCTGATAAAATTGGCGGTATTTCTACAATTACTGTTGGTGTTGTAATTGTTACTGGTATTCTAGGTGCCATTATTGCAAAAAGCATTTTCAAACTATTTAGAATTAAACATCCTGTTGCAATTGGTTTATCGCTAGGTAACGGTGCCCATGCAATTGGTACAGCAAAAGCTATTGAATTTGGAGAAATCGAAGGTGCGATGAGTAGTTTATCTATTGTTATAGCTGGCCTAATAACAGTAATAGTAGCACCAATTATGTCTTCATTACTTTAA
- a CDS encoding NlpC/P60 family protein codes for MKKLFISALGVCTTLTLVVSPSSIKATDFEGQEDKYMKICSSSNLSDSNVNTCREFNSYLKKKNKNLTNQVNSAKSIVSDTKASLDSISAEITTLNDQIAQKEAEISYLETSISNLEASIEKKEIELKDRMYSMQSYMNDNSYIEYIFGAADFSDMYSRIESINELTAYDKDLVSQLADEKEQVKSQKDTVESVKANIENQRESKKTLQEQFQALYIKQNAEVIAQEKAALQAQYQSDEIDDNLAAFAAAVKESEVSDGSVISGDLEIGNKIANMALSRRGSPYVYGACHSMSEIANPNQSRFDCSGLVNWAFYQSGVNIGSNSTKTLANKGVSVSRSSMQAGDIILFSSNGSASGIHHVGIYIGGGNMVHAPQTGDVVKIASLNSSYYQAHWYDVRRLY; via the coding sequence ATGAAAAAACTGTTTATTTCTGCCCTTGGGGTATGTACAACATTAACATTAGTTGTTTCTCCATCTTCAATCAAAGCAACAGACTTTGAAGGACAAGAAGACAAGTATATGAAAATATGTTCTTCTTCTAATTTATCAGATAGTAATGTAAATACATGTAGAGAATTTAATTCATATTTAAAAAAGAAAAATAAAAACTTAACAAATCAAGTTAATAGTGCAAAATCAATCGTATCTGATACTAAAGCTAGTCTTGATAGTATTAGTGCTGAAATTACAACATTAAATGATCAAATTGCACAAAAGGAAGCTGAGATCAGTTATTTAGAAACTTCTATTTCTAACTTAGAAGCTAGTATTGAAAAAAAAGAAATTGAATTAAAAGATCGTATGTATTCCATGCAATCATATATGAATGATAATTCATACATAGAATATATATTTGGAGCTGCTGATTTTTCAGATATGTATTCAAGAATTGAAAGTATTAATGAATTGACTGCATATGATAAAGACCTAGTATCGCAATTAGCTGATGAAAAAGAGCAAGTCAAATCACAAAAAGATACTGTAGAAAGCGTAAAAGCCAATATTGAAAATCAACGAGAATCTAAAAAAACATTACAAGAACAATTCCAAGCATTATATATTAAACAAAATGCTGAAGTAATCGCCCAAGAAAAAGCTGCTTTACAAGCACAATATCAAAGCGATGAAATCGATGACAATCTAGCTGCTTTTGCTGCAGCTGTTAAAGAATCTGAAGTTTCTGATGGCAGTGTTATTTCAGGTGACTTGGAGATCGGAAATAAAATTGCAAATATGGCTTTAAGTAGACGTGGTAGCCCTTATGTATACGGTGCTTGCCATAGCATGTCAGAAATAGCTAATCCAAACCAATCGAGATTCGACTGTTCTGGTCTAGTTAACTGGGCTTTCTATCAATCAGGTGTAAACATTGGTAGCAACAGTACAAAAACATTGGCTAATAAAGGAGTTAGTGTATCACGTAGTAGTATGCAAGCTGGTGATATTATCTTATTTAGTAGCAATGGCAGTGCCAGTGGTATCCATCATGTAGGTATCTATATTGGTGGAGGAAATATGGTGCATGCTCCACAAACTGGTGACGTTGTAAAAATTGCTTCACTTAATAGTTCTTATTATCAGGCTCATTGGTATGATGTAAGAAGATTATATTAG
- a CDS encoding coiled-coil domain-containing protein, giving the protein MKLKKLISSLLALTIFLSTYSGIIQVKAIDFEGNEDKYMNLCSSSNISRSNKSTCDQFNKYLKQKNKDLNSQLANQKQAASDTKATLESVQKELETINQQISDREAEINYLTTTINNLQANIEKNNQILRDRMYAMQSYTNENTYIDFIFGASSFSDMFSRIEGFNELTKNDQDLIKELSEQREQVKEQQKTLEDAKAVLVSQQNEQKALQTQYTALLEKQNKDIAYTQNAIYDYGEMTEELNAAIEEFNKNAYETPTPTPPPPVNNGGNNNSNNGNNNNDNNDSSDENVPPSVGDLGERIYAAAYAKLGKLYWWGKSGPDYFDCSGLVYWSLKQAGVSGGRGTAASYSQKWSAVSFNNSQTGDLVCFGSPAYHIGIVIVNGDGSRSMIHAGGGDSSTHGNDPDAKVKISSIEPGSYYYSRISTIRRVS; this is encoded by the coding sequence ATGAAATTAAAAAAACTAATATCGTCATTGTTAGCATTGACAATCTTTTTATCAACATATTCAGGTATCATTCAAGTAAAAGCTATTGACTTTGAAGGTAATGAAGATAAATATATGAATCTATGCTCTTCATCAAATATCTCTAGAAGCAATAAATCTACTTGTGATCAATTCAATAAATATTTAAAACAAAAAAATAAAGATTTAAACTCTCAACTAGCAAATCAAAAACAAGCAGCTAGTGATACTAAAGCTACATTAGAAAGTGTACAAAAAGAATTAGAAACAATTAATCAACAAATTAGTGATAGAGAAGCAGAAATAAATTATTTAACTACTACTATTAATAATTTGCAAGCAAACATCGAAAAAAATAATCAAATATTAAGAGACCGTATGTATGCAATGCAATCATACACTAATGAAAATACATATATTGATTTTATTTTTGGTGCATCAAGTTTTTCTGATATGTTCTCTCGAATTGAAGGCTTTAATGAATTAACTAAAAATGATCAAGATTTAATTAAAGAACTTAGTGAACAAAGAGAACAAGTCAAAGAGCAACAAAAAACTTTAGAAGATGCCAAAGCTGTTTTAGTTAGTCAACAAAACGAACAAAAAGCTTTGCAAACTCAATACACTGCATTATTAGAAAAACAAAATAAGGATATTGCATATACTCAAAATGCAATCTATGACTATGGAGAAATGACCGAAGAATTAAATGCTGCTATTGAAGAATTCAATAAAAACGCATATGAAACCCCTACTCCTACTCCACCACCACCTGTTAATAATGGTGGAAATAACAATAGCAACAACGGTAACAACAATAATGACAATAATGATAGCAGTGATGAAAATGTTCCTCCAAGTGTTGGAGACTTAGGTGAAAGAATTTATGCTGCTGCCTACGCTAAACTAGGTAAATTATATTGGTGGGGAAAATCAGGTCCTGACTATTTTGATTGTTCTGGTCTTGTTTATTGGTCATTAAAACAGGCTGGTGTTTCTGGTGGTCGTGGAACTGCTGCTAGTTATTCACAGAAATGGTCAGCAGTTAGTTTCAACAATTCACAAACAGGTGATTTAGTATGCTTTGGTAGTCCCGCATATCATATTGGAATAGTAATTGTTAATGGTGATGGTAGTCGTTCTATGATTCATGCTGGTGGTGGAGATAGTTCTACTCATGGTAATGATCCAGATGCTAAAGTAAAAATTTCTTCAATAGAACCAGGTTCATATTATTATTCTAGAATTTCTACAATTAGAAGAGTTAGTTAA